The following coding sequences lie in one Gorilla gorilla gorilla isolate KB3781 chromosome 5, NHGRI_mGorGor1-v2.1_pri, whole genome shotgun sequence genomic window:
- the SMIM28 gene encoding small integral membrane protein 28, producing the protein MRGLLGSSWKKFGHAGRGTYEWLTSEPSLPLLETQLQGTQGVSSTQEDVEPFLCILLPATILLFLAFLLLFLYRRCKSPPPQGQVFSIDLPEHPPAGEVTDLLPGLAWSSEDFPYSPLPPEATLPSQCLLPSYEEATRNPPGEEAQGCSPSV; encoded by the exons ATGCGGGGACTGCTGGGCAGCAGCTGGAAGAAGTTTGGACATGCTGGCCGGGGGACATATGAGTGGTTAACCAGCGAGCCCAGCCTGCCTCTCCTGGAGACCCAGCTGCAG GGCACCCAGGGGGTGAGCTCCACCCAGGAGGATGTGGAGCCCTTCCTGTGCATCCTTCTGCCGGCCACCATCCTGCTCTTCCTGGCATTTCTGCTGTTGTTCCTGTACCGCCGCTGCAAGTCCCCGCCACCCCAGGGGCAGGTGTTCAGCATTGACCTACCAGAGCACCCACCTGCAGGAGAGGTGACAGACCTCCTGCCCGGCCTGGCCTGGAGCAGTGAGGACTTCCCGTACTCCCCACTGCCCCCGGAGGCCACTCTCCCCTCCCAGTGTTTACTGCCCTCCTACGAAGAGGCCACCAGAAATCCTCCTGGGGAGGAGGCCCAGGGATGCAGTCCTTCAGTATGA